A section of the Citrobacter farmeri genome encodes:
- a CDS encoding MipA/OmpV family protein, which translates to MTKLKLLALGVLIASSATVVHAESNLTLGAGVGVVEHPYKDYDADVYPVPVINYEGDNFWFRGLGGGYYLWNDTADKLSITAYWSPMYFKPGDSDDRQMRRLDKRKSTMMAGLSYVHHTEYGFLRTTLAGDTLDNSNGIVWDLAWLYRYTNGGLTLTPGIGVEWNSENQNDYYYGVSRKESARSGMRGYNPNDSWNPYLELSANYNFLGDWSVYGTARYTRLSDEITDSPMIDKSWTGLISTGITYKF; encoded by the coding sequence GTGACCAAACTCAAACTTCTGGCACTTGGCGTGTTAATCGCATCGTCTGCTACCGTGGTGCACGCTGAAAGCAACCTGACGCTTGGCGCTGGCGTTGGTGTGGTTGAACACCCTTATAAAGATTACGACGCGGATGTTTACCCGGTTCCGGTGATCAACTACGAAGGCGACAACTTCTGGTTCCGTGGTCTGGGCGGTGGGTACTATCTGTGGAACGACACGGCAGACAAATTGTCGATCACGGCCTACTGGTCCCCGATGTATTTCAAACCTGGCGACAGCGACGATCGTCAGATGCGTCGTCTTGATAAGCGTAAGAGCACCATGATGGCGGGCTTATCTTACGTTCATCACACCGAATATGGCTTCCTGCGTACCACGCTCGCCGGGGATACGCTGGACAACAGCAATGGTATTGTCTGGGATCTCGCCTGGCTGTATCGCTATACCAATGGCGGCCTGACGTTGACGCCGGGTATCGGTGTTGAGTGGAACAGTGAAAATCAGAACGACTATTACTACGGTGTGTCTCGCAAAGAGTCCGCCAGGAGCGGTATGCGTGGCTACAACCCGAACGACAGCTGGAACCCGTATCTGGAGTTGAGCGCGAATTACAACTTCCTCGGTGACTGGAGCGTTTACGGTACTGCACGTTACACCCGTTTGTCGGATGAAATAACCGACAGTCCGATGATCGACAAATCCTGGACTGGCCTGATTTCAACCGGGATCACCTACAAGTTCTGA